The Limnospira fusiformis SAG 85.79 genomic interval GCCGCCGCCACCATAAGGGCCGTGATACCATAGCGGCGACTAGCATAATTAACATCAGCTCCCCGTTGCACCAACACCCGCAAAATCTCCAAGTATCCTGCCTGTGCTGCGAACATTAACACCGTAACACCATCGCGATCTTTAGCGTTAGCATTTCCCCCCTTAGCCAGGAGAGCGCGGGTGTTAATTAAATTACCCGTCTTAACCGCTCTAAGTAAGGTAGTGTCCCGCTGTGTTGTTGAACCCATGAAATGTTTTTCTCATCCCACTCGTTGGTTGGAGGACAGAACTACGATGACTCCATAATAGAGAACCCCGCAGTTGCCAATTGCATCTTCGCAGGATCTATCAAAAACAGTCAATCTTTTTAGCCCATAACATAAGCAAATTCCCACAGCCGGAAGATATCACAAACACAACTGATCGGTAATATGCTAAGTTTTATTAAGGTTTCATCATTTTACCGATTCGGAGAACACTATGGATCTGCCAATTCCAGATACTATCAAACCCTACCTGAATTTTATTCACCCAGCGATTATGTGGGTGTTGTTAGCGCTAACAATTTACGCAATGTACCTAGGGGTGCAAATTCGGCGCACCAGGTCATCCGAGGGGGAACAGAAAAAAGAACTGATCAAGGGAAAATTCAATAGCAAACACTATCAAGTCGGGTCGCTGATCCTGGCTTTGATGGTGCTAGGCTCTATTGGTGGAATGAGTGTCACCTATATCAACAACCATAAATTATTTGTGGGTCCTCATCTCCTAGTAGGATTAGGGATGACTGGAATGGTGGCGGTTTCAGCTTCTCTGAGTCCCCTGATGCAAAAGGGGGTTAATTGGGCGCGATATACTCATATCGGCTTGAACACAGTATTGTTAGGACTGTTTTTATGGCAAGCCCTAACAGGGGTAGAAATCCTGCAACGGATTATCAGCAATATGTAGTTTGACACTCCCCGCGCTAAAGCGACGGGGATTCTTCACTCAACGAGCCAACTTGCTCAGACAGGATTGCTCCAGCCAAAGTAGAGGTCGATTCTCCTGAAGCGTTGCTTGCGTCTAGCGCCAAAGTTCCGGTATGCCCTACCGTACTCAATCCCCGACTAAGGATGTTTCTCGCTGCATTATAGTCCCTGTCCATCACACATCCACATCGACAAACATGAGTTCGAGTGGATAAAGTCTTCTGCACAATGACACCGCAGCGAGAGCATTCCTGGCTTGTCCTGTGGGGTGGAACAGCAATAGTGCTCTTGCCGAACACCTTGCCCAAATATTCCAACCACACCCTAAACTGATACCAGGAAGCGTCGCTAATCGATTTAGCAAGGCTGTGATTTCGCACCATATTCCTGATTCTCAAATCTTCATAGGCTACCAAGTCGTTAGACTGGATTACGCATCTTGCCAACTTCACAGCCAAATCTTTACGCTGCCTACTTATCTTGAGATGGCGCTTGCCTAGAACCACCTTGGCCTTGGCTCGATTCTGACCCCCTTTCTTCCTTCTGGAAACAGTGCGCTGCGACTGCTTTAGTCGTGATTCACTTTTCCTGAGATGCCGGGGGTTTCCAACTGTTTCACCGTTGCTATCGGTGTAGAACTCTTTGAGTCCAACATCCAAGCCGATGGCTCGACCAGAGGGTTCAACAAATTCAGTCCGTTCTACACGAATACAGAACTGAACATAGTAGCCATCGGCTCTTTTGACGAGGCGAACTCGCTTAATCTGCTCTATTGGATAGAAATGCAGATCACGAGTGCCTTTGAGCTTTAGTCTACCAATGCCCTTCTTGTCGGTGAAGGTGATTGCCTTGCGATTCGAGTCTAACTTCCACCCAGAGGTTTTGTACTCTACCGAGCGGTTATTTTTCTTAAAAGAGGGAAACCCTTTCTTTCCGGGGATACCCTTCTTGCAGTTTTCGTAGAATCGAGAGATTGCACTCCAGGCTCTTTCTGCGGATGCTTGCCGAGCCATGCTGTTGAGTTCAGCAGCAAAAGGGAATTCCTTAGCAAGTTGAGCACATAGCTTTTGCAGGTCGTTCTGTCCAGTTCCCTGGTTGTCCATCCAATAACGGATGGCTTGGTTTCGGATGAACTGAACTGTTCTCACCGCCTCGTCTATGGCGCTGAATTGCTGGGGTTTTCCGTAGGCTTTGAACTCTAGTACAGTTAAACTAAGCCGGGTAGTCGCCCACCCGACTCGTCTCCAAAACCGGACTTGAGACTTTAACCTCATCCGGCTCCTCGATAACTTGGCTCTTGTCATGAGAACCGTGACTACCATCTAAGGCCGTCTTAACGTCGTGACAGTGACGGTGAAGAAGTTGGAGGTTCTTGTATGTATCCTTTCCGCCTTTCGACTTAGGGATGATGTGGTCGATTTCCATCACGTCTTCTTCCCGGAATGTTAGTCCGCAGTGGGCGCACTTCCCTTTTTGTTTCTTCAAGAGCTTTGACACCCTTGTAGGAATTCCTGGTTGTTTGCCCATTCTTGTACTCCAGTATTTAAGATTACCGTCGTATGGACTGGCTTCGCCTTTGACCTTGGTGTGGTGGATAATTGGTGTTTCTGCATGGCTTCGTAACTGCATCGGGTTTGACTCCGTGCGAGTCGCGAAAGCCCAATTTCTACTTCCAATCTTCCGCCAATATTTCCGAGCTACCCATTTCCCAGTCTTATTTGAGTGTCTTCTTTTTCCCCATCTGGCTAATTTCCAATAGAGGAGTTCGTCCAATTGGGAGAATATTTGTTTTGACACCGCAGTTGAGTAGTAGTTACTCCATCCCCTGATGACCGGATTAAGGTGTTCCTAATTAGCCCCTCTTGTGGTGCGACGATGTGAGAATCTACTATCTGTTTCAATTTCTGGTAATGGGACTTGACAGCCTTCTTGCTGGGTTTGATGATGGTTTTGAATCCTAGAGGCTCATTATGGGTATTCTTCCCGGTTTTGTATTTGCCAACTTTATGTTGTCGGATGTTAAAACCGAGAAAATCGAATCCCATTATCACACTCTTGAGTGTGAGTGATATGAGTTTTTTCCTCTTTGAGTTCTAATCCCATCCCTTTCAACCATTCCTGGATGTGGTCACGACATTTCTCGATTACCCCAAGGTTTTCGTGAATGATAACGAAGTCATCTGCGTATCTGATTAAGGATACTGCTCGTCTTCGATTGGTACGACTACCTTTTCCAGGTAGTTGTTCCACTAATTCCTTGATGCTCTCTTCCATGCCGTGGAGGGCAATATTTGCCAGTAGGGGACTTATTACGCCTCCCTGTGGTGTCCCCTCATCGGTCGGGAATAGCTGTCCAGAATCTATTACCCCAGCTTTTAACCATGCCCGGATTTGTCGTCTGATGGCGGGTATCGTTTCGAGCTTGTCCAATAGTTTGCCATGGTCAATCCTGTCAAAGCATTTAGCAATGTCAGGCGTCTAATACCCATTTAGGTTTGCACCTAATGGCATTGAATATTGCCCCGATTGCGTCCTGACAAGACCTACCTGGTCTGAACCCGTATGAGTTAGGTTCAAATTTGGCTTCCCATTGGGGTTCGAGTGCCATTTTGACTAAGGCTTGTAATGCGCGGTCGTATATTGTGGGTATTCCTAATGGTCTCTTTTCGTCTCTTCCCGGTTTGGGAATCCATACCCGACGTGCGGGTTTGGCTTTTGAGTTGAGCTTCAATTGACCTACAAGGCGCATACGTGCTTTTGGGGATAGGGATTTAACCCCATCCACTCCTGCCGTCTTTTTGCCTTGATTATCTTGTGTAACCCGACGAGCCGCTAACATTCTGGCTGACCAGCTCTTCAGCAGTAACTTTTGGAGTCCGCGAACTGTTTTGATGTCACCACGACGTTCGGCTTGATGAATCCGTTTTTGCAGGCGGAAGACTCGACGTTCGATTGATTTCCAATCAACATCTTGCCATTCCAGCACCACCGTATTGTTTCCAATCGTTTTGGGCATTTCCATGCTACTAAGGCTCCATCTTCCAAGTTATCGTGAGTCCGTCAGCATATCCTGGGCATTACCCCAGACATTCGCTTCTGACTCAATCCTTCCTCACGTTGGCTTGCGGATGGTTTCCTACTCAGGATTTCGACCTTATTCCTGAGAGCAACAACGGAGGTTACTTCGTTCCAGATATCGATTGATTGTGCCTTTAGGATGCCACTTTACGCCGGGTTTATTTGGGTGTATGAGAGGTCTGTATGATATCAGCCTCCCCTTTATCCTTTAGCCATTTTGGCTCCTGCGTGTCAGTCTAATTTTCGCAGGTTTATAGTAACGACGCTTTCGGACGTGACTTCGTTTTCTATCCATGGACACTTGCTCAAGAGGGCGCCCGTTTAGACCCAGGCTTACTCCCTTTCATCCCCGCTTCACAGATTGATGACCAGTCGCTACTGTGGGGGACGTGCTTTCACGCGATACACCTCGCGGGATGGACTTTCACCACCATCGATATCTAGTTGTCAAGGTTCAATGCCCTTTGGGGGCTGTGTTCCCTGCCCCGCCTACGTTTCAGGAATTTTCCTTCTACTTTTGGCGGGAACGAATCGCACATCATGGCTATATCCATGCACACAATATAAGCCGTCTTGGCAGGACGGCGACTCAAGTCGCCGTGTCGTCTTTCATCCCCGCGCTAAAGCGACGGGGCTTTCAGACTCCCGCACTATTGTCGTAAGTAAGTAGTAGTAGGGGTCGAGAGTAGAGTCGCCTCTACCCCCTCCCATACAAAACCGTGCGTGACAGTTTCCCATCACACGGCTCCTAATCTGACTGCTCCGTTGTTAAGGATACAGCTTTGGCGTTGTCTAACGCCGTTTTATCATCGTGACAGTGGCGGTGTAGTAGTTGGAGATTCTTATATTCATCCTTTCCACCTTGGTTTCGAGGTATAATGTGGTCTACTTCAACTAAATCCGGTGGTACGAAATATTGTCCGCACCAGGTACACCTACCTTTTTGCTTTTTGAGTAGTTTTGCTACCCTATTTGGCGTTTCAATTGCTTGTCCTTTCCTGGTTGCCCAGTAAGTCCAATTTCCGTCGTATGGTGTTGCGTCAGGGCGTATTGGGGTGTGTCTAACATTTGGAGTCCAACTATGTTGCCATAATGTGAATCCATCCTTGGTCTTGAATAACCAGGATTCATGTCTCTCTTTCCCATTGCTAAGTTTAACCGTTCCTTTGTGGAAGTAGTTTCCTAGCTTTTCGTAACTTGCCTTTCCGCATCTTGATGCTGTCCATGCCCGTAACATTAACCAGATGGTAGGGGTCGAAAGGAAAGTCACCTTTCCCAACTCCCATTCAAAACCGTGCTTGAAAGTTTCCCTTCACACGGCTCCTGATGTGGATACCCTCTTTGTCAAAGGAACAAGGTTACTACCCCCTGCTTTATGACTTCAACTTTGGGAGCTATATGCTTGCGTTAGTCTTTAAACTCGCTTTCGCCATTAAACTCTTACTTATCGCAGTCTCTATATCCATATCGTGACTAGTGGGCATATCCCAACCATTACAGTTAGGCATTGGCTTTCAGTCACATCCCTTCCCCTTATGGGCTTGCGCTTACACTTTTCACTACTCTACGAGATGTACTCGCAGAGAGCCCAACAGGGGTTTCAACGTTCCGTATATATGGGCATTCCATCTTTAGATTTGTCCTATCCACCGGGGTACATTTTAAAGGTCTGTGTAGGTGATGACATAATTACCCTACTTTTCCCCTTGTCCTTTTGGACGCAGCGTATCAGCCTATTTCGCTGCTAACTAGTTACGGTGGTTCAAGCCAGACATTCGGTTTCCCTAATCATGGATGGTTGGCAGTGGTCGCCTCTGGTAGTAGGTTCTACTTCACGCCTTCCGTTCCCCGCTTCAATCCCAGATTTGTGATTTCTGAAACTGGGGGTGGCTACCGCCTTTACTCTTTCCCAAATCACCCCAAGTGGGTTGAAATACTCCTCCTTGTAGTATACTTGGAAGATAAAAGTGTATTCTGTGATTTCTTAAATGGGATTGACCCTGAGTTCCCTGCCTTGCTTAGATTCACAACTCCCTAAGCGTCGGGACATATATACAGTTGAGGGGTTAGACCGATACTGAGTAACCGTGTAAAGGTCTAATTGCCCTCTAGGAGGTTATTTCGGCATTGCAGCCTTATTTGACTCCTAAACGTTTCGCACTATGTGGTCTAGTTTAATGAAGGTCTCTGATGAGACAACCCCTGAATAGTAGTTTGACCATCCCCTTATGATTGGGTTTAGTTTTCTAATCAGGGCTGATTGAGGTGCTGTTTTATGTTGTTTGATTACACCTTTAATCACTTCTGTGTGGGCTTTAACTGCTTTGTTGCTGGGTTTGATGTGGGTTTTGAAACCCAACATTTTATGTGGGGTCTTGTTAAATAGGAAGCCTCCTTTTCTTCTTCCCCTACTTTTTCCAGATTTATATTTTCCTACTGGATATTGCCTGATATTGAATCCTAGAAAATCAAATCCTGGTTCTTCTGTTTTGCCGTTATACTCAATGGGATTGAGTGTATGGCAAATTCGAGTCTTTTCGGGTTTAATTTCTAGTCCTACAGGTTTTAACCATTCGGAGATTGCAGTTTTGCACTGTTCAATGATTTCTAGTGATGGAGATATTACTACAAAATCATCAGCGTATCTGATTATTGTGGCTTGCACCACATTTTTCTTCTTAGGATACATTGTTTTTATGAGCCTAACCATCCCATCCAGTGCGATGTTGGCTAGGAGTGGACTTATTACCCCTCCTTGGGGTGTCCCTGCTTCTGTATCCTTAAATACACCGTTATCTAGCACGCCTGCTTTGAGCCATGATTTCAGGTCTCTTTTTAGACTGCTTGGACAATGAATTTTGGACAGAAGGTAATCATGGTTTATTCGGTCAAAACATTTAGCTATATCTGCATCCAGAACATAATAACCTCCTTTGTTGATACTCTGAAAGATTCTGGATATTGCATCGTGAGCAGACTTTCCCGGTCTGAATCCATAGCTTGTGTCTTCAAATCTCGATTCCCATTCAGGTTCGAGAGCCGACTTAACCAAGGCTTGCCTTGCTCTATCTTGGATTGTGGGTATTCCTAGAGGGCGTTTTTCATCCCTACCAGGTTTTGGAATCCACACCCTTCGCAGTGGTTTTACTTTGAGATTTCCTTTAATATTCTCAACAAGTTTAAACCTTTGTCTTGGCGAGATTGCTCTCATTCCATCGACTCCAGCCGTTTTCTTGCCTTGATTATCTTGGGTCACTCGCCGTATTGCTAGTAGACGGGCATAATATGATTTGCACAATAGACGTTGCAACCTTCTCGCTTTTGCGTCCTGTCCCGATTTAGCTGCTTGAAATATCCTCTTTTGGAGCTTGAAAACTTTTCTCTGAACTTTCGCCCAGGGAATTTGTTTCCATACAAACGCACGTCTTGATTAGCTTTGATTTCTCAAACCCTTTCTTTAAACTCGCTTTCGTCATAGTAACTCCTACTAGACTCTATTCTTTACAGTCAAACCGTGACCCGTCTGCATATCCCTATCATTACAATAGGGCGTTGGCTTCTGGTCACATCTCACCCCCTAATAGGCTTACGTTTACACTTATCACTACTAACTATCTCGACCAGATAATCAGAGCCTAAAAGGGGTTATAACGTTCCGTTTATATGGGCATTCCATCTTTAGACTTGTCCTATCCACCGGGGTACTTTTAAAGGTCTGTGAAGATGGTATGTCGAAACCTCTTCTTTTCCCCTTATTCTTTTGAACGCAGCGTGTCAACCTATTTCGCTGCTTAATAGTTACGATGGTTCAAGTCGGAGCATTCAGATTTCCTTAGTCATGGATGGTTGGCAGTGGTCGGATTATTGGGAATAGGTTTCCCTCACGCCTTCCGTTCCCCGCTTTAATCCCAGGGTTGTGAATCCTAAAATTGGGGGTGGCTATCGCCGTTACTCTCAACGCAATTGTTAAGGAATCATTAGGATTTCTAGCTTTGCGTCTTTGACCTTGAGTTCCTTGCCTTGTTTGTATATTTTTATACCAAACGTAGGATATATAAACAGTTATGGGATGGTCAGGATACGAGTTCCTTATATTTCACCAAGGGGTGAAAGTCCCACTAGGAGGTTATTTCAGGCATTGCAGCCTTATTTGACTCCTAAACGTCTCGCACCGTTATGGTCGAAGGGAAAGTCACCTTTCCCAACTCCAATTCAAAACCGTGCTTGCGAGTTTCCCAGCACACGGCTCCTGATGTGGATACCCTCTTTGTCAAAGGAACAAGGTTACGACCCCCTGCTTTATGACTTCAACTTTGGGAGCTATATGCTTGCGTTAGTCTTTAAACTCGCTTTCGCCATTAAACTCTTACTTATCGCAGTCTCTATATCCACACCGTGACTAGTGGGCATATCCCAACCATTACAGTTAGGCATTGGCTTTCAGTCACATCCCTTCCCCTTATGAGCTTGCGCTTACACTTTTCACTACTCTACGAGATGTACTCGTAGAGAGCCCAACAGGGGTTTCAACGTTCCGTATATATGGGCATTCCATCTTTAGATTTGTCCTATCCACCGGGGTACATTTTAAAAGTCTGTGTAGGTGTTGATAACAGTACCCTACTTTTCCCCTTACTCTTTTGAGCGCAGCGTGTCAACCTATTTCGCTACTTAATACTTACGGTGGTTCAAGCCAGACATTTGGTTTCCCTAATCATGGATGGTTGGCAGTGGTCGGATTGGGAATAGGTTTCCCTTACGCCTTCCGTTCCCCGCTTCAATCCCAGATTTGTGATTTCTGAAACTGGGGGTGGCTATCGCCTTTACTCTTTCCCAAATCACCCCAAGTGGGTTAAATACTCCTCCTTATAGTATACTTGGAGGATAAATAGTGTATTCTGTGATTTCTTATATGGGATTGACCTTGAGTTCCCTGCCTTGCTTAGTCTATGCTTAGTCTATACTCTAAGCACTCTAAGCGTCGGGACATATATACAGTTAAGGGGTTAGACTGGTTGAAGGTCTAATTGCCCTCTAGGAGGTTATTTCAGGCATTGCAGCCTTATTTGACTCCTAAACGTCTCGCACGTCATATCTATTATAGCCTAGACCCAGCTACGATAACCGGTGGGGGGTTGCTACCAAGGCATCAGCAATTATCCCCCCACCGCACCCTACAGATAACTAGCGGTTTTTACGTTTCTTGGGAAAGGGCAAGTTTTGGGTAGTGTGAAAGTCTAGTTGGGTTTTGTAACTAAGGCGACGAGAAACCTGTTTGACTATCTTCTTGAGAAGGCTATCTCCGGTTTTCTGAATTAGCGCCCGCGACATATCCAAAATGAACTTGGGGAACTTCACCCCCACAGCCAGATCTAAATGCCATTTAGCCCCAGTCACGATCGCCGGACAATTTTCCGGTTCCACTTGGTATTTCTCACAGACCTCCTCAACCGACAGTTGCACCAGTTTCATAGTCGATTGAAAATCCACCTCATAACCAGGGGGAACATAATCAGGAATTGGTGTCGTGCGGATACGATAGATTCCAGCTTCGTCTGGGGGGACTAATTCCAAGCCGACTCTAGCTTCTACTTGATAGCCAAAAGCCCCGAAACGTCCAATAATTAGGGAATAGGAGTTTTCGCCAATGGGTTCGGTTTTCATCGGTTGCGCGCATCGACAAAACCAACCTTGGTGATGTCCCAGATATTCGGCTACCGTCTCCCAATCCGCAAACATCTCCATACAGTCGTCGTAGTCGGTGTGAAACCACATTTGTTCTGGTTGTTCTGTGGAGTCTTGTTGTTCTGGGTCGGAAGGCTGCATATCACGGGGGTTATTTAGGTCTGGCTCAGATGCTGCTACTGGCTGAGATCTAACGAAATTTTGTGGCATGATGGGTTCTGATACATTTACGCGACATTTTTCCGGTTGTTCCCGGACAATGCGACGATAGCACTATTACCCGTTAAGGTAACAGAGGCGGTATCCCGCAAAGCTTTTAGAAAGATTCCAAAAGCACCGTTCCAGTCCCGTGGTAGAGTCAACCCGCACTCAGGACATCGGAACACTTTTGAGCCACCTAGCTGGGAATGGACATGACCACAGTGAGTACAGGTTTTGCTGGTGTATTCTTCGGTCACATCTACAACTGTTCAGTTATTTCCGCGCTTATGTCTCAGGGTTAGTTTGAATCGATAATGCGCCCATGTCAGCATGGCGCGGGCAGTCTTAGACCTGATTAGACGCTTCACCTTGGCAACCATATTGGAAGTCTCGAAGGGGGGCAAAAAAATCAGGCTGTGTTATGGGATGGCCAGGGATGCGACCCAATCAACCAAGGGGTTGAAGTCCTCACCGGGTAGTCCCCACGCCCATTTCAGCTCGATTTCATACCCGAAGGTCTCGCACCATACTTGGTATTATACCGTATTGCCGTCAAATGTTAACCTAATTTGAGATTAAATCATGCTCCTCGAATATGCCATTTGCTTCTATCTACCAGAATGCCTTGTAGCTCGGTAAAACCGCTACAATAAATCTACCATTATTTTTTTAGGAAAAATGGCTGGCATTTCACTGGGTTGAGCATAGGTGTAACAGATGAAGGCATTTGTAGCAGGTGCGACAGGTCAAACAGGTCGCCGAATTGTCCAGGCTCTTTGTGAACGGCAAATCCCTGTCCGCGCTATGGTTAGAGATTTGCAGAAGGCTAAGGGTATGTTTCCCGAGCAAGTCGAGATTGTAGTCGGGGATGTATTGGACCCGAAAACTTTGGTAGATTGTATCGGTGATAGTACCGTGGTTTTGTGTGCAACGGGTGCGACTCCCAGTTTTGACTTCACGGGTCCCTATCGGGTGGATTACGAGGGGACTAAGAATTTGGTCAATGTTTCTAAGGATAAGGGAATTCAGCATTTTGTAATGGTCTCGTCGTTGTGTGTGTCACAGTTGTTTCACCCTCTCAATCTGTTCTGGTTGATTTTGCTGTGGAAGAAACAAGCTGAGGAGTATCTACAAAATAGCGGGTTGACTTATACTATTGTTAGGCCTGGGGGTTTGAAAAATGAGGAGACTGATTATCCCATTGTTATGGGAGCCCCGGATACTTTGTTTGATGGCAGTATTCCCCGGACTCAGGTGGCTCAAGTGTCTGTAGAGGCTTTATTTGTGCCAGAGGCTGGTAATAAAATTGTGGAAGTTGTCAGTAAACCGGGAGAACCACAAAACTCCCTCTCTCAGTTGTTCGCTAGTGTGCCTTAATGGTTGATTATGCACCAATCAAGATCCCCTAGAAGACGCGATCGCCGTGTGGTGCGATCGAAAACTATAGCTGGCGGCGATTTGACTCCTGAAATGATGCCATCACCATTGGCGGGGATGCCATATCGACGGACTCGGCGCAGAGGAGGGTTATTCAAACTTCTGTTACTGAGTTTTTTGCTACTCTGGGGGGTCGGTTGGCTATGGGGTCAGGTTGTTACCCGATTTGGTGAAGGTCGGGTGGCGATCGACCACCATCTTAGTAATGAATGGCCACCGTTAGTCATGCGCGGAGGTGATCCTTACATTAGATCTCTTATGCGGACGATTTCAGCCAGTGAGTCTAATTATCCGCGACCCTATCATGTCATTTACGGTGGCAAGTATGTCTCAGATTTGAGTCACCACCCCGATCGCTGTGTTACCATTGTTGCTGGACCCAATCAAGGTAAATGCACCACGGCGGCCGGACGTTACCAGTTTTTATCATCTACCTGGGAACAGATGGCCGATCGCTACCATCCCAAACCTGCCAGATTTTGGTATTGGCATCCCTATAGTTTTGAGCCAGAATATCAAGACCTAGTAGTTTATCGTTGGTTATTGGATCAGGATTTTTGGGGTGTCGATATTTCCCGAATGTTACAAGAGGGACGACTCAATGAAGTTTTGAAGTTGCTCTCAGGAACTTGGACCAGTTTAGGATATGGGATTGAGGATAATATGATGACCAGTTCCCTCCCCAGGGTTTATGAACAAGTC includes:
- a CDS encoding DUF4079 domain-containing protein; protein product: MDLPIPDTIKPYLNFIHPAIMWVLLALTIYAMYLGVQIRRTRSSEGEQKKELIKGKFNSKHYQVGSLILALMVLGSIGGMSVTYINNHKLFVGPHLLVGLGMTGMVAVSASLSPLMQKGVNWARYTHIGLNTVLLGLFLWQALTGVEILQRIISNM
- a CDS encoding RNA-guided endonuclease InsQ/TnpB family protein, which produces MVVTVLMTRAKLSRSRMRLKSQVRFWRRVGWATTRLSLTVLEFKAYGKPQQFSAIDEAVRTVQFIRNQAIRYWMDNQGTGQNDLQKLCAQLAKEFPFAAELNSMARQASAERAWSAISRFYENCKKGIPGKKGFPSFKKNNRSVEYKTSGWKLDSNRKAITFTDKKGIGRLKLKGTRDLHFYPIEQIKRVRLVKRADGYYVQFCIRVERTEFVEPSGRAIGLDVGLKEFYTDSNGETVGNPRHLRKSESRLKQSQRTVSRRKKGGQNRAKAKVVLGKRHLKISRQRKDLAVKLARCVIQSNDLVAYEDLRIRNMVRNHSLAKSISDASWYQFRVWLEYLGKVFGKSTIAVPPHRTSQECSRCGVIVQKTLSTRTHVCRCGCVMDRDYNAARNILSRGLSTVGHTGTLALDASNASGESTSTLAGAILSEQVGSLSEESPSL
- a CDS encoding DUF1997 domain-containing protein; amino-acid sequence: MPQNFVRSQPVAASEPDLNNPRDMQPSDPEQQDSTEQPEQMWFHTDYDDCMEMFADWETVAEYLGHHQGWFCRCAQPMKTEPIGENSYSLIIGRFGAFGYQVEARVGLELVPPDEAGIYRIRTTPIPDYVPPGYEVDFQSTMKLVQLSVEEVCEKYQVEPENCPAIVTGAKWHLDLAVGVKFPKFILDMSRALIQKTGDSLLKKIVKQVSRRLSYKTQLDFHTTQNLPFPKKRKNR
- a CDS encoding NAD(P)H-binding protein, whose amino-acid sequence is MKAFVAGATGQTGRRIVQALCERQIPVRAMVRDLQKAKGMFPEQVEIVVGDVLDPKTLVDCIGDSTVVLCATGATPSFDFTGPYRVDYEGTKNLVNVSKDKGIQHFVMVSSLCVSQLFHPLNLFWLILLWKKQAEEYLQNSGLTYTIVRPGGLKNEETDYPIVMGAPDTLFDGSIPRTQVAQVSVEALFVPEAGNKIVEVVSKPGEPQNSLSQLFASVP
- a CDS encoding glycoside hydrolase family 24 protein; the encoded protein is MHQSRSPRRRDRRVVRSKTIAGGDLTPEMMPSPLAGMPYRRTRRRGGLFKLLLLSFLLLWGVGWLWGQVVTRFGEGRVAIDHHLSNEWPPLVMRGGDPYIRSLMRTISASESNYPRPYHVIYGGKYVSDLSHHPDRCVTIVAGPNQGKCTTAAGRYQFLSSTWEQMADRYHPKPARFWYWHPYSFEPEYQDLVVYRWLLDQDFWGVDISRMLQEGRLNEVLKLLSGTWTSLGYGIEDNMMTSSLPRVYEQVLQEELYLSE